Proteins encoded by one window of Chaetodon trifascialis isolate fChaTrf1 chromosome 15, fChaTrf1.hap1, whole genome shotgun sequence:
- the slc16a6b gene encoding solute carrier family 16 member 6b isoform X2 — MQCSYHAGQWLSCPLFPSLFAGLGYCLAFLPTVTILAQYFSRRRALVTSVASSGESFAIFAFAPALTSLKEHIGWRYCLVVLGTFQASLIGYGLLLRPITIRPEPVKEENESEKESLSLKELQIVYELENEQTRTSISSGVSRGSEDSGVTSLSASNVDLQTAGAEGKALMEVGVQDKEALESSLSTYPNPAEEKDDCELPHVEAGPLQPSSPKLLDFSVLKDSAFIWYSLFGLFATFGFFAPQLYIIELSKSRGVEPSMASYMLSVMAVAEIFGRLSIGVVLNRVSCRKTLVLLVCVVMMFLVLVAFGIVWEFWGLVVCCALYGYFMGTVASTHIPMLAEEDVVGIQKMASSVGVYVFIQSFAGLAGPPLGGVLVDITKNYGAAFYCCAVGMGIGAVCLALVGPAKSGMCQRLSRNKEKGRSTEEEEKMSQGSGQPDFLEVDLALEDSPVRQAADQDNTSVI, encoded by the exons ATGCAGTGTTCCTACCATGCGGGCCAGTGGCTGTCATGTCCCCTTTTCCCCTCTTTGTTTGCAGGCCTCGGTTACTGTCTTGCCTTCCTCCCCACTGTCACCATCTTAGCCCAGTACTTCTCCAGACGACGAGCCCTCGTCACCTCTGTTGCTTCCTCCGGAGAATCCTTTGCCATATTTGCATTTGCTCCAG CTCTCACATCACTGAAGGAACACATTGGCTGGCGCTACTGTCTGGTCGTCCTTGGCACCTTTCAGGCTTCTTTGATTGGTTATGGACTTCTTCTTCGTCCAATCACTATTAGGCCAGAGCCTGTAAAGGAGGAAAATGAATCAGAGAAAGAGAGCCTGTCTttgaaggagctgcagattGTTTACGAGCTGGAGAATGAACAAACCAGAACCTCTATCAGTTCAGGAGTGTCCCGGGGCTCAGAGGACTCAGGTgtcacctccctctctgcttcaaACGTAGAcctgcagactgcaggagctGAAGGCAAGGCTCTGATGGAAGTGGGAGTGCAGGACAAGGAGGCCCTGGAGTCCTCTCTGTCCACATATCCTAACCCAGCCGAGGAGAAGGATGATTGCGAACTACCACATGTAGAGGCTGGTCCTCTCCAGCCCTCCAGCCCCAAACTCCTGGATTTCTCTGTGCTTAAAGACAGTGCCTTCATCTGGTACTCCCTCTTTGGCTTGTTTGCCACATTTGGCTTTTTTGCCCCACAGCTCTACATCATCGAACTGAGCAAAAGCCGGGGCGTAGAGCCCAGCATGGCCTCCTACATGCTGTCTGTGATGGCTGTGGCTGAGATCTTCGGCCGCTTGTCCATTGGGGTGGTGTTGAACAGAGTCAGCTGCAGGAAAACCCTGGTACTGCTGGTCTGTGTGGTTATGATGTTCTTGGTGCTGGTGGCCTTCGGTATAGTGTGGGAGTTCTGGGGCCTCGTAGTCTGCTGTGCCCTCTATGGCTACTTCATGGGCACTGTTGCCTCCACTCACATCCCTATGCTGGCTGAGGAGGATGTGGTGGGCATCCAGAAGATGGCGTCATCTGTGGGAGTTTACGTCTTCATCCAGAGCTTTGCTGGATTAGCAGGGCCCCCACTAGGAG GTGTGTTGGTGGATATCACAAAGAACTATGGTGCTGCCTTCTACTGCTGTGCAGTGGGCATGGGCATCGGTGCCGTCTGCCTGGCTCTGGTCGGTCCAGCCAAGTCTGGCATGTGCCAAAGATtgagcagaaacaaagagaaaggcaggagcactgaggaagaggagaaaatgtctCAGGGCAGTGGCCAGCCAGACTTCTTGGAGGTGGACTTGGCCCTGGAGGACAGTCCAGTCAGACAGGCTGCAGATCAGGACAACACCTCTGTAATATGA
- the slc16a6b gene encoding solute carrier family 16 member 6b isoform X1, with the protein MKVPNSQHCFGPNVYTEVPDGGWGWAVAVAFFMVEVCTYGTLKSLGVFLQDLMHEFGESNSRVSWVISICVFIFTFTAPLSTMLSNRFGYRPVVMMGGFLISLGTITSAFTNSINEMYITIGIISGLGYCLAFLPTVTILAQYFSRRRALVTSVASSGESFAIFAFAPALTSLKEHIGWRYCLVVLGTFQASLIGYGLLLRPITIRPEPVKEENESEKESLSLKELQIVYELENEQTRTSISSGVSRGSEDSGVTSLSASNVDLQTAGAEGKALMEVGVQDKEALESSLSTYPNPAEEKDDCELPHVEAGPLQPSSPKLLDFSVLKDSAFIWYSLFGLFATFGFFAPQLYIIELSKSRGVEPSMASYMLSVMAVAEIFGRLSIGVVLNRVSCRKTLVLLVCVVMMFLVLVAFGIVWEFWGLVVCCALYGYFMGTVASTHIPMLAEEDVVGIQKMASSVGVYVFIQSFAGLAGPPLGGVLVDITKNYGAAFYCCAVGMGIGAVCLALVGPAKSGMCQRLSRNKEKGRSTEEEEKMSQGSGQPDFLEVDLALEDSPVRQAADQDNTSVI; encoded by the exons ATGAAGGTGCCCAATTCCCAGCACTGTTTTGGTCCAAATGTTTACACAGAGGTGCCTGATGGCGGCTGGGGCTGGGCTGTGGCTGTGGCCTTCTTCATGGTGGAGGTCTGCACCTATGGGACCCTTAAAAGCCTGGGTGTCTTCCTCCAGGATTTGATGCACGAGTTTGGGGAGAGCAACAGCCGAGTGTCATGGGtcatctccatctgtgtctTCATCTTTACTTTCACTG CGCCCCTGTCCACCATGTTGAGCAACCGCTTTGGCTATCGTCCAGTGGTGATGATGGGCGGGTTCCTCATCAGCCTTGGAACCATCACCTCCGCCTTCACCAATTCCATCAATGAGATGTACATCACCATCGGCATTATTTCAG GCCTCGGTTACTGTCTTGCCTTCCTCCCCACTGTCACCATCTTAGCCCAGTACTTCTCCAGACGACGAGCCCTCGTCACCTCTGTTGCTTCCTCCGGAGAATCCTTTGCCATATTTGCATTTGCTCCAG CTCTCACATCACTGAAGGAACACATTGGCTGGCGCTACTGTCTGGTCGTCCTTGGCACCTTTCAGGCTTCTTTGATTGGTTATGGACTTCTTCTTCGTCCAATCACTATTAGGCCAGAGCCTGTAAAGGAGGAAAATGAATCAGAGAAAGAGAGCCTGTCTttgaaggagctgcagattGTTTACGAGCTGGAGAATGAACAAACCAGAACCTCTATCAGTTCAGGAGTGTCCCGGGGCTCAGAGGACTCAGGTgtcacctccctctctgcttcaaACGTAGAcctgcagactgcaggagctGAAGGCAAGGCTCTGATGGAAGTGGGAGTGCAGGACAAGGAGGCCCTGGAGTCCTCTCTGTCCACATATCCTAACCCAGCCGAGGAGAAGGATGATTGCGAACTACCACATGTAGAGGCTGGTCCTCTCCAGCCCTCCAGCCCCAAACTCCTGGATTTCTCTGTGCTTAAAGACAGTGCCTTCATCTGGTACTCCCTCTTTGGCTTGTTTGCCACATTTGGCTTTTTTGCCCCACAGCTCTACATCATCGAACTGAGCAAAAGCCGGGGCGTAGAGCCCAGCATGGCCTCCTACATGCTGTCTGTGATGGCTGTGGCTGAGATCTTCGGCCGCTTGTCCATTGGGGTGGTGTTGAACAGAGTCAGCTGCAGGAAAACCCTGGTACTGCTGGTCTGTGTGGTTATGATGTTCTTGGTGCTGGTGGCCTTCGGTATAGTGTGGGAGTTCTGGGGCCTCGTAGTCTGCTGTGCCCTCTATGGCTACTTCATGGGCACTGTTGCCTCCACTCACATCCCTATGCTGGCTGAGGAGGATGTGGTGGGCATCCAGAAGATGGCGTCATCTGTGGGAGTTTACGTCTTCATCCAGAGCTTTGCTGGATTAGCAGGGCCCCCACTAGGAG GTGTGTTGGTGGATATCACAAAGAACTATGGTGCTGCCTTCTACTGCTGTGCAGTGGGCATGGGCATCGGTGCCGTCTGCCTGGCTCTGGTCGGTCCAGCCAAGTCTGGCATGTGCCAAAGATtgagcagaaacaaagagaaaggcaggagcactgaggaagaggagaaaatgtctCAGGGCAGTGGCCAGCCAGACTTCTTGGAGGTGGACTTGGCCCTGGAGGACAGTCCAGTCAGACAGGCTGCAGATCAGGACAACACCTCTGTAATATGA